One window from the genome of Antricoccus suffuscus encodes:
- a CDS encoding polysaccharide biosynthesis C-terminal domain-containing protein: protein MSDYSLNLVSKAVSLVSGFAVSIIVARYLGVVLRGDYAYVTQVAGLVAIFLGFGLNYGFPYFFKHRLGKSTFEVFMRIFLIQFAAYVVLSFGVFALVNSELVRATVVLVAPAVLYQQLEGSMAVYNIRLKIWANIGMSIFRVVAFVGALSLFPRGLIWPVVLTALAWLVPFFVYLVAARRMVFIPVNLVHAPAIFRYSWLPMLSALLVVLNYNVDTVLLKWLGTPDDLGHYAVAAGLIVYLWVIADAIKEVLVSRVARSSDPRLVVGPLKIAVAATLVCALFLAAVGRPLISLAFGPAYSPSYPLLLILSLGAIGMIYFKILGVVMLADGRSRLYFVSLAAAVMINVVVNLFAIPRFGAAGAAWTTVLSYSVTAVVFSVHFCRISGVRARNLFVVRRADLAQFRSRIGR, encoded by the coding sequence ATGAGTGATTACAGTCTGAACCTGGTAAGCAAGGCCGTCTCGTTAGTGTCTGGCTTCGCAGTCTCGATAATCGTGGCGCGATATTTGGGCGTAGTGCTGCGTGGTGACTACGCGTATGTGACTCAGGTCGCGGGGCTGGTCGCAATATTTCTCGGGTTCGGCCTCAACTACGGATTCCCCTACTTTTTCAAACACCGACTCGGCAAGTCGACGTTTGAAGTGTTCATGCGCATATTCTTGATCCAGTTCGCGGCCTACGTAGTACTCAGTTTCGGGGTTTTCGCCTTGGTCAACTCTGAGCTTGTGCGAGCGACTGTGGTGCTTGTGGCGCCTGCGGTCCTCTATCAGCAGCTCGAGGGTTCGATGGCCGTCTACAATATCCGCTTGAAGATCTGGGCGAACATTGGAATGTCCATCTTTCGAGTTGTTGCTTTCGTAGGTGCCCTCTCCCTTTTTCCTCGAGGACTCATTTGGCCGGTGGTCCTTACTGCGCTCGCATGGCTGGTGCCCTTCTTTGTGTACCTGGTTGCGGCCCGCCGGATGGTCTTCATTCCTGTCAATCTCGTACACGCACCGGCAATCTTTCGGTACAGTTGGTTGCCGATGCTGAGCGCGCTTCTCGTAGTGCTCAACTACAACGTAGATACGGTACTTTTGAAGTGGCTTGGCACGCCCGACGATCTGGGACACTACGCCGTTGCCGCAGGCCTAATCGTATATCTGTGGGTGATTGCTGACGCAATCAAGGAGGTCTTGGTGTCGCGCGTTGCTCGTAGTTCCGACCCCCGGCTCGTCGTCGGGCCGCTTAAGATCGCCGTCGCAGCAACGCTGGTGTGTGCGCTTTTCCTGGCGGCTGTGGGCCGCCCATTGATATCGCTTGCATTCGGCCCTGCATATTCGCCTTCATATCCGCTGCTGTTGATCCTGAGTTTGGGCGCCATAGGAATGATATATTTCAAGATCCTTGGGGTAGTGATGCTGGCAGACGGGCGATCGAGGCTATACTTCGTTTCGCTTGCGGCAGCCGTGATGATTAACGTTGTCGTAAATCTGTTTGCTATTCCGCGGTTCGGCGCTGCGGGCGCTGCCTGGACTACCGTGTTGTCCTATTCGGTAACTGCAGTTGTCTTCTCCGTTCACTTCTGCAGGATTTCTGGAGTGCGCGCGCGCAATTTGTTCGTAGTCCGCCGTGCTGACTTGGCGCAATTTAGATCACGAATTGGGAGATAG
- a CDS encoding serine O-acetyltransferase encodes MTNIRTLDWARKAYLAKIPLVPRILGRVTRLFYSCEIPYTAAIDPTVVFAHRGLGVVIGHDTQIGARTRVLQNVTIGGRSGVRANPRIGNAVLIGAGAAILGDVKVGDGAQIAAHAVVLTDVPPGATAAGVPARIVAPRV; translated from the coding sequence ATGACAAATATTCGAACGCTGGATTGGGCGCGCAAAGCTTATCTTGCCAAAATTCCATTGGTGCCAAGAATTCTCGGGCGAGTTACCAGGCTTTTCTACTCGTGCGAAATTCCGTACACGGCTGCGATCGACCCAACGGTAGTCTTCGCGCACAGAGGGCTCGGTGTAGTGATTGGACATGACACCCAAATCGGAGCCCGCACACGCGTACTGCAGAACGTGACGATCGGGGGGCGAAGCGGTGTGCGCGCCAACCCGCGTATTGGTAACGCCGTGCTCATCGGTGCTGGTGCTGCAATACTTGGAGACGTCAAAGTCGGTGATGGGGCGCAGATCGCCGCCCACGCGGTCGTTCTGACAGATGTCCCACCGGGCGCTACTGCGGCCGGGGTCCCTGCAAGAATCGTCGCCCCTAGAGTGTGA